One Argentina anserina chromosome 6, drPotAnse1.1, whole genome shotgun sequence genomic window, CAGGAGTGATCACATTTCTACAGAGTAGGTCCCATACAAACCCCAGTAACACACAGACAGCTAAATACCTTATTGGCCAGGCCTTGAGCAGCAGCAAGGGCATTGGCCCTTTGAGCCTGCACAGGACTCAGAGTTATCCCTCTGCAATTGGCTCCATATTTACTAGCCAGATATCTGGAGCTTCCTCCTATCCCACACCCCACATCCACCACTTTCTTATCTTCCCCTATTGGCTTCTTCTCTGCACCCCAACACAAATTACCACTCTCTCATAATTAAACAACCCAAATTAGtcagaaacaaaacaaacttaATCAgttaaaaagaaagagaaagcgACCAGAAATACCGGCGAATCGGAGCACCTCCTCGATCATCCGTATCTGGGCGGCGCGGTGGTCGGAGACCGAAACGTCATCGGCCTTGGGGTCGTAGAAGCCGTGGTGCATGTGGTCACCCCAGAGATCCTCCCAGACCTCAGACGACTCGTCGTAGAACTCGGCTATGCCCTTCTTTAGCTCCACTGCCTCCATCCCCGTCGTCTCCGCCACCGCTCTCAGCTCAAACGCTCTCTTCGTCCTCGACCTCGCTGCCCCTACTACTATGTTCGCACGAGCCAAACCCAGACACGAGCGATGAGGAAAGACAGTGGCCGCTGCTGCTGGCGAAACGTAGTTGAGGCCCGTAGATGACATGAGGTATAGAAAT contains:
- the LOC126797753 gene encoding tocopherol O-methyltransferase, chloroplastic isoform X2, with translation MSSTGLNYVSPAAAATVFPHRSCLGLARANIVVGAARSRTKRAFELRAVAETTGMEAVELKKGIAEFYDESSEVWEDLWGDHMHHGFYDPKADDVSVSDHRAAQIRMIEEVLRFAEKKPIGEDKKVVDVGCGIGGSSRYLASKYGANCRGITLSPVQAQRANALAAAQGLANKASFQVADALAQPFPDGQFDLVWSMESGEHMPDKAKFVDELVRVAAPGATIIIVTWCHRDLDASEPSLKPDEKKLLDKICNAFYLPAWCSTADYLKLLESYSLEDIKADDWSKYVAPFWPAVIRSALTFKGLFSLFRTGTKTIKGALAMPLMIQGFKKDLIKFSIITCRKPE
- the LOC126797753 gene encoding tocopherol O-methyltransferase, chloroplastic isoform X1, yielding MSSTGLNYVSPAAAATVFPHRSCLGLARANIVVGAARSRTKRAFELRAVAETTGMEAVELKKGIAEFYDESSEVWEDLWGDHMHHGFYDPKADDVSVSDHRAAQIRMIEEVLRFAGISEKKPIGEDKKVVDVGCGIGGSSRYLASKYGANCRGITLSPVQAQRANALAAAQGLANKASFQVADALAQPFPDGQFDLVWSMESGEHMPDKAKFVDELVRVAAPGATIIIVTWCHRDLDASEPSLKPDEKKLLDKICNAFYLPAWCSTADYLKLLESYSLEDIKADDWSKYVAPFWPAVIRSALTFKGLFSLFRTGTKTIKGALAMPLMIQGFKKDLIKFSIITCRKPE